From the genome of Candidatus Bathyarchaeota archaeon, one region includes:
- a CDS encoding secondary thiamine-phosphate synthase enzyme YjbQ, with protein MVVVTRRISVETKGEVDMIDLTDSVENAVGDSGLRNGIVTVFIPGSTGALTTIEYESGLLRDFPAALERLFPKGIGYEHERRWHDGNGHSHVRASMLGPSLTVPFINSRLTLGTWQQIVLVELDVRPRKREIIVQIVGE; from the coding sequence GTGGTTGTGGTGACTAGGAGAATCTCTGTGGAGACCAAAGGCGAGGTTGATATGATAGACTTGACGGACAGTGTTGAGAATGCTGTTGGAGACTCAGGTTTAAGAAATGGTATTGTAACAGTCTTCATTCCAGGTTCAACAGGCGCTTTGACAACGATCGAGTATGAGAGTGGCTTACTCCGAGACTTTCCAGCTGCTCTGGAGAGACTCTTCCCTAAAGGCATAGGTTATGAACATGAGAGGAGGTGGCATGACGGGAACGGCCACTCACATGTGAGGGCCTCGATGCTTGGACCCAGCCTCACAGTTCCATTCATAAACAGTAGGTTGACCCTTGGAACATGGCAGCAAATAGTCTTAGTTGAACTTGATGTTCGACCTAGGAAGAGGGAGATAATTGTACAGATCGTAGGGGAGTAG
- the icd gene encoding isocitrate dehydrogenase (NADP(+)), translating into MDASLKNRTIKVEGSRIVSVSGTLAVPDKPTIPYIEGDGIGPEVVRAALRVLDAAVEGAYGTRRRINWVEAYAGEKATKEYGESLPEETLKTIQEHVVALKGPLETPIAEGYRSLNVALRQRLDLYACVRPVKYIPSAPSRLKHPEELDLVIFRENTEDVYSGIEFEEGSEEARRLIDFLRKELKSEVRPDSALGIKPISEYATKRIVRAAIDYAIKNNRRSVTIVHKGNIMKYTEGGFMKWAYEVANTEFKDRIVTESELKPEGPYRGAAPPGKIIIKDRLADNMFQQLILRTGEYDVLVLPNLNGDYISDLAAAMAGGLGLAPGANINFETGVAVFEPTHGTAPAYANQDKVNPTSTILSGVLMLRHIGWKEAADKVEKAIARTISQRRVTYDLARQLEGVQPIGTSKFADAVIENMQVI; encoded by the coding sequence ATGGATGCAAGTCTGAAGAATAGAACTATAAAGGTTGAGGGTTCAAGAATAGTCAGCGTCTCCGGAACCTTGGCTGTCCCAGATAAACCAACCATACCATATATTGAGGGTGATGGGATAGGTCCCGAAGTCGTCAGGGCCGCCTTAAGAGTTTTAGACGCAGCTGTTGAAGGCGCTTATGGAACCCGTAGGAGAATAAACTGGGTCGAAGCCTACGCTGGAGAGAAGGCAACGAAAGAGTATGGTGAATCCCTACCTGAGGAGACCCTGAAGACCATCCAAGAACATGTCGTAGCCCTCAAAGGACCACTAGAGACACCAATAGCTGAAGGATACAGGAGCCTGAATGTAGCCCTCAGACAGAGGCTCGACCTATACGCCTGCGTGAGACCAGTCAAATATATTCCATCAGCACCCTCAAGGCTGAAGCATCCTGAAGAGCTAGACCTAGTCATATTCAGAGAGAATACTGAAGACGTCTATTCTGGAATAGAGTTTGAGGAAGGTTCAGAGGAAGCTAGAAGACTCATAGATTTCCTCAGGAAGGAGTTGAAGAGCGAGGTCAGACCAGACTCAGCCCTAGGGATCAAGCCGATAAGTGAATACGCTACGAAGAGGATAGTGAGGGCCGCCATAGACTACGCAATCAAAAACAACAGAAGAAGCGTCACCATAGTCCATAAGGGGAATATAATGAAGTATACTGAGGGCGGATTCATGAAGTGGGCCTACGAGGTTGCTAATACAGAGTTCAAAGACAGAATAGTCACTGAAAGTGAACTTAAACCTGAAGGCCCATACAGAGGCGCCGCACCGCCAGGCAAGATCATAATCAAAGACAGGCTCGCCGACAATATGTTCCAGCAACTGATACTCAGAACAGGAGAGTATGACGTTCTCGTCCTCCCAAACCTGAACGGCGATTACATCTCAGATTTAGCCGCCGCGATGGCTGGTGGCTTAGGACTAGCCCCAGGGGCAAACATAAACTTCGAAACTGGGGTAGCTGTCTTCGAACCTACACATGGAACAGCCCCAGCCTACGCGAACCAGGACAAAGTCAACCCAACATCGACGATACTCTCAGGAGTTCTGATGCTCAGACACATAGGTTGGAAGGAGGCCGCGGATAAGGTTGAGAAGGCTATTGCAAGGACCATAAGCCAGAGGAGGGTGACATACGACCTTGCAAGGCAACTTGAAGGGGTCCAACCGATAGGAACATCAAAGTTCGCCGACGCAGTCATAGAGAATATGCAAGTAATATGA
- a CDS encoding NAD(P)/FAD-dependent oxidoreductase — protein MPDTYDLVVVGAGTAGCTAASKAARMGLKVCLIDCKPKVKIGEKVCGDAIGSHHFDELKIPHPKGDELDSKMVGVKIYSPDLSSVFVIDGPGVSGYMVDRYNFGQRLLKDATDSGAELVDSTLVIGPNIENNTVKGVITQSQGRRRVLKAKVTIDASGVAATIRRSLPEGFNVEREVSRRDLMVCYREVRSNVEIEQGYCHIYLNQKVARGGYFWIFPRSNGEVNVGVGVQANIENPNPKAQLYKHILNKPIFKDSKVQDAGGGTVPTRRPLDCLVGDGVMFIGDAACLVNPIHGGGIGPSMISGAIAAQVAAEALEKNDATSRGLWNYNLKYMAAYGAKQAGLDVFRIFLQSLTDEELNYGMAQKLVMEDDVLKASLEGDLNLSLTDKAGRILRNIGRLRFLLRLREVSNRMRRVKTHFLNYPSPEEFPSWREKLKTLY, from the coding sequence GTGCCTGATACATATGATCTTGTTGTCGTCGGAGCTGGAACAGCCGGCTGCACAGCAGCATCGAAAGCCGCTAGGATGGGTCTGAAGGTTTGTTTGATCGATTGTAAACCAAAAGTCAAGATAGGTGAGAAGGTCTGTGGCGACGCCATAGGCTCCCATCACTTCGATGAGTTAAAGATCCCACACCCCAAAGGTGATGAGTTAGACTCAAAGATGGTCGGCGTCAAAATATATTCACCAGACCTCTCCAGCGTCTTCGTCATAGATGGGCCAGGGGTCTCGGGTTACATGGTTGACAGATACAATTTCGGCCAGCGCCTCCTAAAGGACGCCACAGACTCTGGAGCTGAACTCGTCGATTCAACCCTTGTCATCGGCCCGAACATCGAAAACAACACAGTCAAAGGCGTAATCACTCAAAGCCAAGGTCGAAGACGAGTCTTGAAGGCAAAAGTAACCATTGATGCGAGTGGAGTTGCAGCAACCATCAGGCGGAGTCTACCTGAAGGTTTCAATGTTGAGAGGGAGGTGTCCAGGAGGGACCTCATGGTCTGTTACAGAGAGGTAAGGAGCAACGTCGAGATTGAGCAAGGCTACTGCCACATATACTTGAACCAGAAGGTTGCTAGGGGAGGCTACTTCTGGATCTTCCCCAGAAGCAATGGAGAAGTCAACGTCGGAGTTGGGGTCCAAGCAAACATTGAGAATCCAAACCCTAAAGCCCAACTCTACAAGCACATATTGAATAAACCGATATTCAAAGACTCAAAGGTTCAAGATGCAGGTGGGGGGACTGTTCCAACTAGAAGACCCCTCGACTGTCTGGTAGGGGACGGTGTTATGTTCATAGGAGACGCCGCCTGCCTCGTGAACCCAATACATGGCGGAGGCATAGGACCATCGATGATCAGCGGCGCCATAGCAGCCCAGGTTGCGGCTGAAGCCCTGGAGAAGAACGATGCAACCAGCCGGGGCCTCTGGAACTATAACCTGAAATATATGGCGGCCTACGGTGCCAAACAGGCTGGATTGGATGTCTTCAGAATCTTCCTACAAAGTCTAACAGACGAAGAGTTGAATTACGGGATGGCGCAGAAGCTTGTTATGGAGGATGATGTTCTAAAGGCGAGTCTTGAAGGAGACCTGAACCTGAGCCTAACAGACAAGGCTGGAAGAATACTCAGAAACATAGGTAGACTGAGGTTCCTCCTCAGGCTCAGAGAAGTCTCCAACAGGATGCGAAGAGTCAAGACACACTTTCTAAATTATCCAAGCCCCGAAGAATTTCCTTCTTGGAGAGAAAAGCTCAAAACCCTATATTGA
- a CDS encoding type II toxin-antitoxin system VapC family toxin — MVKIIIEESGSHEAREIVSSALNSGMEVIAPDIALSESLNVLWKHCFIVKDLKSDELVAAVEDLLALWNGLKECPICSVAREVIQIASSLSITVYDSIYLAVARFYKSRLFTFDRNLEEAAWKLGISTLPG, encoded by the coding sequence CTGGTCAAAATCATTATTGAGGAGTCGGGCTCCCATGAAGCCAGGGAGATAGTCTCCAGCGCACTCAACAGTGGAATGGAAGTCATAGCGCCAGATATTGCTCTGTCGGAATCTCTAAACGTTCTGTGGAAACACTGCTTCATAGTCAAGGACTTAAAGTCAGATGAGCTGGTGGCAGCTGTTGAAGACCTCTTGGCCCTGTGGAATGGTTTGAAGGAGTGCCCCATATGTTCGGTAGCGAGAGAAGTCATCCAGATTGCATCGTCCCTATCAATAACAGTCTATGATTCAATATATTTAGCGGTGGCTAGATTCTATAAGTCGAGACTTTTCACATTTGACCGGAACCTGGAAGAGGCAGCGTGGAAGCTGGGTATATCAACGTTACCAGGCTGA
- a CDS encoding inorganic phosphate transporter, with product MEPILLAALAVLLFFSFWNGFTDAANAIATVVATRVLSPIQAVALSAAGNFVGMFFFPTAVAVTMGEGIIRADLITAEVLIAALLGGLAWDVMTWWLGLPVSESHVLVGSMVGVGVALSGLEGVNLQSIVNKVLIPMVTSPLVAFIFALLFTAGVIRLSVNSSPVRVNRYFSRIQLVSSFFFSVTHGTNDAQKVMGVITALLVAYKYLPTFHIPLTVAFACHATISVGTFFGGWRIVHTMAHKITRLRPYQGACAETAAAIVLSATAVGGLPVSTTHAISGSIMGVGATRRLSAVRWGVARSIVLAWILTIPLSATFSYLICEGFISLSLIKP from the coding sequence TTGGAGCCTATTCTATTAGCCGCCCTCGCTGTTCTTCTCTTCTTCTCATTCTGGAATGGCTTCACAGACGCAGCGAACGCTATCGCAACGGTTGTTGCGACGAGGGTGTTGTCGCCGATTCAGGCGGTGGCCCTATCGGCTGCAGGAAATTTCGTAGGTATGTTCTTCTTTCCAACAGCTGTGGCGGTGACTATGGGTGAGGGGATCATTAGGGCCGACCTGATAACGGCTGAGGTTCTCATCGCCGCCCTGCTGGGTGGGTTGGCGTGGGACGTAATGACGTGGTGGCTCGGTCTACCTGTCTCGGAGTCCCATGTACTCGTAGGCAGCATGGTGGGGGTTGGGGTTGCCCTCTCAGGCTTGGAAGGTGTCAACCTTCAGTCGATTGTCAACAAAGTACTCATACCGATGGTCACCTCACCGCTTGTAGCCTTCATCTTCGCCCTCCTATTCACAGCAGGGGTTATCAGACTCTCGGTCAACTCGAGTCCTGTAAGGGTCAACAGGTACTTCAGCCGCATCCAACTAGTCTCATCATTCTTCTTCTCAGTAACCCATGGGACGAACGACGCACAGAAGGTTATGGGAGTCATCACAGCCCTCCTCGTAGCCTACAAGTATCTTCCGACCTTCCACATCCCTTTAACAGTAGCCTTCGCATGCCATGCGACGATATCGGTTGGAACATTCTTTGGGGGATGGAGGATAGTCCACACGATGGCCCACAAGATAACGAGGCTCAGACCATACCAGGGAGCATGTGCCGAGACGGCGGCTGCCATCGTCCTATCAGCCACAGCGGTTGGAGGACTCCCAGTCAGCACAACCCATGCCATAAGCGGGTCGATAATGGGTGTAGGTGCGACGAGGAGACTCTCAGCTGTTAGGTGGGGTGTGGCGAGAAGCATAGTCCTAGCCTGGATACTCACAATACCATTATCAGCCACATTCTCATATCTGATATGTGAAGGCTTCATATCTTTAAGTCTGATAAAACCTTGA
- a CDS encoding DUF47 family protein — AKAANIKRIENQGDSVAHEIYVRMNRTFVTPLDREDLIGLASKCDDVLDAINGVARRLLIFEVGAPTENMKRFVELILKAIRQVSILMSNIRRADQKLVDGVCEEVDSLENQGDELLHTSLIDLFRENKDAIEIIKLKEVYEWFEITLDRCEDVTYVIADIVMKNR; from the coding sequence ACGCCAAGGCCGCGAATATAAAGAGGATAGAGAATCAGGGCGATAGCGTCGCCCACGAGATCTATGTCAGAATGAACAGGACATTCGTAACACCCCTGGATAGGGAGGACCTCATAGGTCTAGCATCCAAGTGTGACGATGTCCTAGACGCAATAAACGGAGTCGCAAGGAGACTATTGATATTCGAGGTTGGGGCGCCCACAGAGAACATGAAGAGGTTCGTTGAGCTGATCCTTAAAGCAATAAGACAGGTAAGTATCCTGATGAGCAACATTAGGAGGGCAGATCAGAAGCTCGTCGACGGGGTCTGCGAAGAGGTTGACAGCCTGGAGAATCAGGGCGACGAACTATTACACACGTCACTCATAGACCTCTTCAGAGAAAATAAAGATGCAATCGAGATAATCAAGCTCAAGGAGGTCTATGAATGGTTCGAGATAACATTGGACAGATGTGAAGACGTAACATATGTAATCGCCGACATAGTCATGAAGAACAGATGA
- the sixA gene encoding phosphohistidine phosphatase SixA: MEIYLIQHAKAKPKDVDPQQPLTGEGAESFRKVAEHVARLNIDLGKIYHSGKLRAAQTAEILAEKTNKSGDVQARPGMEPTDDVKPTAEWLQEQQAKGVAAVTIVGHLPFLDKLTSLLTSGDEDAGVVSFHNGGVVKLKSKSIGRGFSVDWIITPEILT; encoded by the coding sequence GTGGAGATATATCTGATACAACATGCGAAGGCCAAGCCTAAAGACGTTGATCCACAGCAACCGTTGACAGGTGAAGGAGCCGAATCCTTCAGAAAGGTCGCTGAACATGTTGCGAGGTTGAATATTGATCTGGGTAAGATCTATCATAGTGGAAAGTTGAGGGCAGCCCAGACAGCCGAGATCCTTGCAGAAAAGACAAATAAGTCTGGAGATGTACAGGCGAGACCGGGGATGGAGCCCACAGACGATGTGAAACCCACAGCAGAATGGCTTCAGGAGCAGCAGGCCAAGGGAGTAGCTGCAGTGACAATTGTTGGGCACCTACCATTCCTTGATAAGCTTACATCCCTACTCACCTCAGGCGACGAGGATGCTGGAGTAGTCTCATTCCATAATGGTGGAGTTGTCAAACTGAAGAGCAAGAGTATAGGCCGAGGATTCTCTGTCGACTGGATAATCACACCCGAGATCTTGACCTGA
- a CDS encoding GYD domain-containing protein, with the protein MPRYVVLSILTSEGRKTIREKPERIKEVNEELKDLGVKVLDQYAVLGPYDFVNIVEAPTNEAVAKASVRLGSRGTVQLMSLPAIPIDEFIATVRD; encoded by the coding sequence GTGCCTAGATATGTTGTTCTATCAATCTTGACGAGTGAGGGTAGGAAGACGATCAGGGAGAAGCCTGAGAGAATAAAGGAGGTCAATGAGGAGTTGAAGGATCTGGGTGTGAAGGTTCTAGATCAGTATGCTGTTTTGGGACCTTACGACTTCGTCAATATTGTTGAGGCTCCGACCAATGAGGCTGTAGCGAAGGCTTCGGTCCGTCTAGGTTCACGTGGAACCGTCCAGTTGATGAGTCTACCGGCGATACCTATAGATGAGTTCATCGCAACAGTCAGGGACTAG